One stretch of Actinacidiphila sp. DG2A-62 DNA includes these proteins:
- a CDS encoding histidine kinase dimerization/phosphoacceptor domain-containing protein: MTDARGGDPRPRGAWWREAAVTAAAFALCLLGGMLHSDGRGLSAPPLAAYGVAVVSCAVLPVRHRAPLAAMAATTAVGVLVTPLGLLLSPLIVAPAVVTAYSLTARTRRHAASAVALTSVALLVAATPLLGALSWKDASRVAAVAAFPLLAGVLGHSVQTRRAYLAAVEERARRAEETREREARRRVAEERVRIARELHDLVAHQITLANAQATVAAHLFDVRPEQTRQSLDELVRTTRDALDELRATVGLLRQPDEEAGAAAGPGSAPGRRPGGPPGRGRRPRPGPRRAPRPRNRRRGCPGCPRSWSPSAARASGWSGPSRARPGRCRRGWTSPRTASSRRR; encoded by the coding sequence ATGACGGACGCGCGCGGCGGGGACCCGCGGCCGCGCGGCGCGTGGTGGCGGGAAGCGGCGGTCACGGCAGCGGCGTTCGCCCTGTGCCTGCTCGGCGGCATGCTGCACAGCGACGGCCGCGGGCTGTCGGCGCCGCCCCTCGCCGCGTACGGCGTCGCCGTGGTGTCCTGTGCCGTGCTGCCGGTGCGGCACCGGGCGCCGCTGGCCGCGATGGCGGCCACGACCGCGGTCGGCGTGCTGGTCACGCCGCTCGGCCTGCTGCTGAGCCCGCTCATCGTGGCGCCCGCCGTGGTCACCGCGTACTCGCTCACCGCGCGCACGCGGCGGCACGCGGCCAGCGCGGTGGCGCTGACCTCGGTGGCGCTGCTGGTCGCCGCCACCCCGCTGCTCGGCGCCCTGTCGTGGAAGGACGCGAGCAGGGTGGCGGCGGTGGCGGCGTTCCCGCTGCTCGCCGGGGTGCTCGGGCACTCGGTGCAGACCCGGCGGGCGTACCTCGCGGCCGTGGAGGAGCGGGCCCGGCGGGCCGAGGAGACCCGGGAGCGCGAGGCGCGGCGGCGGGTGGCCGAGGAGCGGGTGCGCATCGCCCGCGAGCTGCACGACCTCGTCGCGCACCAGATCACCCTGGCCAACGCGCAGGCCACGGTCGCGGCCCATCTGTTCGACGTCCGACCCGAGCAGACCCGCCAGAGCCTGGACGAGCTGGTCCGTACGACCCGCGACGCGCTCGACGAACTGCGGGCGACGGTGGGCCTGTTGCGCCAGCCCGACGAGGAGGCCGGGGCTGCGGCGGGGCCGGGGTCCGCGCCGGGCCGGCGTCCGGGTGGGCCTCCGGGTCGGGGCCGGCGTCCGCGCCCGGGTCCGCGCAGGGCGCCGCGCCCTCGGAACCGGCGCCGGGGCTGTCCCGGCTGCCCACGCTCCTGGAGTCCTTCCGCCGCGCGGGCCTCCGGGTGGAGCGGGCCGAGCAGGGCACGCCCAGGCCGCTGCCGCCGGGGGTGGACCTCACCGCGTACCGCATCGTCCAGGAGGCGCTGA
- a CDS encoding ATP-binding protein, with amino-acid sequence MDLTAYRIVQEALTNVTKHAGTPEARVRLAWDRGRLTLTVADDGPGGRTGADVGTGPGASAAGDRTGTGARTGPGARTGPGGSARTAPGAARDRASGYGLIGMRERATAVGGRLTAGPRPEGGFLVTADLPFRQRGDAQDAADADAADADAADVPDGWDAAGGGDGEDGDAR; translated from the coding sequence GTGGACCTCACCGCGTACCGCATCGTCCAGGAGGCGCTGACCAACGTGACCAAGCACGCGGGGACGCCCGAGGCGAGGGTGCGCCTCGCGTGGGACCGCGGGCGCCTGACGCTCACCGTCGCGGACGACGGACCGGGCGGCCGTACGGGAGCGGATGTGGGTACGGGACCGGGTGCGTCGGCGGCCGGCGACCGCACGGGAACGGGTGCTCGTACGGGACCCGGCGCCCGTACGGGACCGGGCGGCTCCGCGAGGACGGCTCCCGGCGCCGCGCGGGACCGCGCGTCCGGTTACGGTCTGATCGGGATGCGCGAACGCGCCACCGCGGTCGGGGGCCGCCTGACCGCGGGCCCGCGCCCGGAGGGCGGCTTCCTCGTCACCGCGGACCTGCCCTTCCGGCAGCGCGGCGACGCACAGGACGCGGCGGACGCGGACGCGGCGGACGCGGACGCGGCGGACGTGCCGGACGGCTGGGACGCCGCCGGCGGCGGCGACGGAGAGGACGGTGATGCGCGGTGA
- a CDS encoding response regulator transcription factor translates to MTLRVLLADDQALLRGAFRMLLDSAEDITVVGEAGDGREAVRLTRELRPDVVVMDIRMPEVDGLAATAEICADPELRGSRILILTTYETDEHVAQALRAGAGGFIGKGIGADELLDAVRTIAAGDTLLSPAATRSLVARFLATPDDARPQHPERLAALTPREREMVALVATGLSNQEIAERMYLSPFTVRAHVQRAMTKLDARDRAQLVVIAYRTGLATPGPDADRPR, encoded by the coding sequence GTGACGCTCCGGGTGCTGCTCGCCGACGACCAGGCGCTGCTGCGCGGCGCCTTCCGGATGCTCCTGGACTCGGCCGAGGACATCACCGTGGTCGGCGAGGCGGGCGACGGCCGGGAGGCGGTGCGGCTCACCCGGGAACTGCGCCCGGACGTGGTGGTGATGGACATCCGCATGCCCGAGGTGGACGGCCTCGCCGCCACGGCGGAGATCTGCGCGGACCCGGAGCTGCGCGGCAGCCGCATCCTGATCCTCACCACGTACGAGACCGACGAGCACGTCGCCCAGGCGCTGCGCGCGGGGGCCGGCGGCTTCATCGGCAAGGGCATCGGCGCGGACGAACTGCTGGACGCCGTACGCACGATCGCCGCGGGCGACACGCTGCTGTCGCCGGCCGCGACCCGCTCGCTGGTCGCCCGCTTCCTGGCCACGCCGGACGACGCCCGGCCGCAGCACCCCGAGCGCCTGGCCGCGCTCACCCCGCGCGAACGCGAGATGGTGGCCCTGGTGGCGACCGGCCTGTCCAACCAGGAGATCGCCGAGCGGATGTACCTCAGCCCCTTCACCGTCCGCGCCCACGTGCAGCGCGCGATGACCAAGCTCGACGCCCGCGACCGCGCCCAGCTCGTCGTGATCGCCTACCGCACCGGCCTGGCGACCCCGGGCCCGGACGCAGACCGCCCCAGGTAG
- the tgmC gene encoding ATP-grasp peptide maturase system methyltransferase, translated as MIPDTTAERRSLAERLARGGNLISPAWRTAVEAVPRELFLRPGVFLPTDDARWRPVTALSATPAEWVQIAYSDQSLVTQLDGHVTAGQVTEPVSGFPTSSSTLPATVVGMIEALEVEDGQSVLEIGTGTGYSTALLCHRLGEDGVTSVEVDPEVAARADAALEACGFSTWTVTGDGLLGHPRRAPYDKVIATCAVRRIPYSWVRQTRPGGTILATVGSWSYGTGLARVTVRDDGTAEGRIIGRSSFMPARSQAAMPPTGDLSARAAYADTERRTKIPPRLLDEWVPAFLAQLAAPGAQLVNAVSESGEQAVYLFDAERESFAAIEGVEGEWAVRQGGPVALWDAVERALSAWQDTGQPDITAVGVRITDRCHTYEIGGNPDLRWEHRIV; from the coding sequence ATGATCCCGGACACCACAGCCGAGCGCCGCTCGCTCGCCGAGCGCCTGGCGCGAGGCGGCAACTTGATCAGTCCCGCGTGGCGGACTGCCGTCGAGGCCGTCCCACGCGAACTCTTCCTGCGGCCAGGCGTGTTCCTGCCCACGGACGACGCCCGGTGGCGGCCGGTCACCGCGCTCAGCGCCACCCCGGCGGAATGGGTGCAGATCGCCTACAGCGACCAGTCTCTGGTCACCCAGCTCGACGGCCACGTGACCGCCGGCCAGGTCACCGAACCCGTCAGCGGCTTTCCCACCTCCTCCTCCACGCTCCCGGCCACGGTGGTCGGCATGATCGAGGCGCTGGAAGTGGAGGACGGCCAGTCCGTGCTCGAAATCGGCACCGGAACGGGTTACTCGACCGCGTTGCTGTGCCACCGCCTCGGCGAGGACGGCGTCACCAGCGTCGAGGTGGACCCCGAGGTGGCCGCCCGGGCGGACGCCGCGCTGGAGGCGTGCGGCTTCTCGACCTGGACGGTCACCGGGGACGGTCTGCTCGGCCACCCCCGCCGGGCCCCGTACGACAAGGTGATCGCCACCTGCGCGGTCCGCCGCATCCCCTACTCCTGGGTGCGGCAGACCAGGCCGGGCGGGACGATCCTCGCCACGGTCGGCTCCTGGTCCTACGGAACCGGGCTGGCCCGGGTGACAGTCCGGGACGACGGCACGGCGGAGGGCAGGATCATCGGCCGGTCCTCCTTCATGCCCGCCCGGTCCCAAGCCGCCATGCCGCCGACCGGCGACCTCTCGGCCCGCGCCGCCTACGCGGACACCGAACGGCGCACAAAGATCCCGCCGCGGCTGCTGGACGAGTGGGTGCCCGCCTTCCTTGCGCAACTCGCCGCCCCCGGCGCCCAACTGGTCAACGCGGTGTCCGAAAGCGGTGAGCAGGCGGTGTACCTGTTCGATGCCGAACGGGAGTCGTTCGCCGCGATCGAGGGCGTCGAGGGGGAATGGGCCGTCCGCCAGGGCGGCCCTGTCGCCTTGTGGGACGCGGTCGAACGAGCGCTCTCCGCCTGGCAGGACACCGGACAGCCGGACATCACCGCTGTAGGCGTGCGGATCACCGACCGCTGCCACACCTACGAGATCGGCGGAAACCCGGACCTGCGATGGGAGCACCGCATCGTCTGA
- the tgmB gene encoding ATP-grasp ribosomal peptide maturase translates to MTRTGPVVVATEADDQTADLVITELNRRGVPVVRFNPADIGADLAVSARFGTCPDPMDGQVRTPSRTADLTSVRALYWRRPTWPDFNRLEADDARFATAQVRHGLGGVLYALPNCRYVNHPLRNAEAEHKPLQLAVAQHLGLTVPPTVVTNDLEQAREFMGAHREVVYKALRWTPYRQGEVGLTTWTEPVTVDELDESISVVPHLFQARVDKVADLRVVVVGTRVFAVRIDSDLLDWRRDYDALTYSVIDLPDRLATALIACLEHFRLASGSFDLAIDRAGDIHWLELNPNGQWGWLEDETELDLTSAFVDLLTQGAS, encoded by the coding sequence ATGACCAGAACCGGGCCAGTGGTGGTGGCCACCGAGGCGGATGACCAGACCGCCGATCTGGTCATCACCGAACTCAACCGCCGCGGTGTTCCCGTGGTCAGGTTCAACCCCGCGGACATCGGCGCGGATCTGGCGGTCTCGGCCCGGTTCGGCACCTGCCCGGATCCCATGGACGGGCAGGTGCGCACCCCGTCGAGGACTGCCGATCTCACCAGCGTCCGCGCGCTGTACTGGCGACGGCCCACCTGGCCGGATTTCAACCGCTTGGAAGCGGACGACGCACGCTTCGCCACGGCTCAAGTGCGACACGGCCTCGGAGGCGTGCTCTACGCGCTGCCGAACTGCCGCTACGTCAACCACCCGTTGCGCAACGCCGAGGCCGAGCACAAGCCGTTGCAACTCGCAGTCGCCCAGCACCTGGGACTGACCGTGCCGCCCACCGTGGTGACCAATGACCTTGAACAGGCCCGGGAGTTCATGGGCGCGCACCGCGAGGTGGTCTACAAGGCGCTGCGCTGGACCCCTTACCGGCAGGGCGAGGTCGGGCTGACCACGTGGACCGAGCCGGTCACCGTCGATGAGTTGGACGAGTCGATCTCGGTGGTCCCGCATCTGTTCCAGGCTCGCGTGGACAAGGTCGCCGACCTGCGCGTGGTGGTCGTGGGCACCCGGGTGTTCGCAGTGCGGATCGACTCCGACCTGCTGGACTGGCGCAGGGACTACGACGCGCTCACGTACAGCGTGATCGATCTCCCCGACCGGCTGGCCACGGCTCTGATCGCCTGCCTGGAACACTTCCGCCTCGCCTCCGGCAGCTTCGACCTCGCCATCGACCGGGCGGGCGACATCCACTGGCTTGAACTGAATCCGAACGGCCAGTGGGGTTGGCTGGAGGACGAGACAGAGCTCGACCTGACCAGCGCCTTTGTCGATCTGCTCACGCAAGGAGCGTCATGA
- the tgmA gene encoding putative ATP-grasp-modified RiPP translates to MQQTTVRPWGVGRMRPYPSACVQPFSSVVIDPTTQTAVFRDAEGLVVEMGKHGTSKGTETSPQSTNLDSRNDTDHDQDSNQD, encoded by the coding sequence ATGCAGCAGACCACCGTTCGTCCCTGGGGTGTCGGCCGGATGCGGCCGTACCCGAGCGCGTGCGTCCAGCCGTTCAGCTCCGTCGTCATCGACCCCACCACCCAGACCGCGGTGTTCCGCGACGCCGAGGGTCTGGTGGTGGAGATGGGCAAGCACGGCACGAGCAAGGGCACCGAGACCAGTCCGCAGTCCACCAACCTCGACAGTCGCAACGACACCGACCACGACCAGGACAGCAACCAGGACTGA
- a CDS encoding ATP-binding protein, translated as MNATPTVRTDEAATRQRQWPYSPRSVGHARRQLADVCAESGMAHLADTAALVLSELMTNALRHGRRTHEHAIATRFTPTADGMRVEVHDTSSARPRLKQAATDDENGRGLALVDALTHGRWGVTPTTTGDGKTVWALIGPEPD; from the coding sequence ATGAACGCAACACCGACCGTGCGCACGGACGAGGCGGCGACCCGACAACGGCAATGGCCGTACTCGCCACGCTCCGTGGGTCACGCGCGACGCCAACTCGCCGACGTGTGCGCCGAATCGGGAATGGCGCACCTCGCCGACACCGCCGCACTCGTGCTCTCCGAGCTGATGACCAACGCACTCCGACACGGCCGACGAACCCACGAACACGCGATCGCGACCCGGTTCACGCCGACCGCCGACGGAATGCGCGTCGAGGTCCACGACACCAGCTCGGCCCGGCCCCGGCTCAAGCAGGCCGCGACCGACGACGAAAACGGCCGAGGACTCGCCCTCGTGGACGCGCTCACCCACGGCCGATGGGGCGTAACCCCCACGACCACCGGCGACGGCAAGACCGTATGGGCCCTCATCGGCCCCGAGCCCGACTGA
- a CDS encoding tetratricopeptide repeat protein — protein MATSKRLNSQLRETIAAVGCTYEALAKDVRRIAAENGEVLQTNKSAVAHWVNGTQPTGQAGQYLAEALSRRAGRPVTSAEIGLRETTEPIPSDIDPVVTATDLGRADVERRRFLAVAAFTSAGVAMPLGYDHEATARILRARTGEAMVGEADIDVVRQITTAFSVADERLGGGHGLTTVTAYLADTAAPMLRARYPNEGLRAAAFGAVAELAYLAGWKHHDLGHEGAAQRYYQVGHQLACEADPHGHAAWMMRALAHQALSLKQPRHCVDLIEGALARGLGHVDGQTEALLHITHARAYAATGEKARAARALLSAEDALVRDSRPQPSFSLVSGPAAGTVASHTARTLTDLEDHAGTERQHREALHRWDAVTYKRVHALTHADLGDSLAAQARADEAVTAWTQALDLMSGMTSDRTRKAITSLRSTLAVYQRRKVPGAAELARRARDAVA, from the coding sequence GTGGCGACGTCGAAAAGGCTCAACTCGCAGCTCCGCGAGACCATTGCCGCGGTCGGGTGCACGTACGAGGCGTTGGCGAAGGACGTGCGGCGCATCGCGGCGGAGAACGGCGAGGTGCTCCAGACCAACAAGTCCGCGGTGGCGCACTGGGTGAACGGCACGCAGCCGACCGGACAAGCAGGCCAGTATCTGGCCGAGGCGCTGTCCCGCAGGGCCGGTCGGCCGGTGACGTCGGCGGAGATCGGGTTGCGGGAGACCACCGAGCCGATTCCCTCGGACATCGATCCCGTCGTCACGGCTACGGATCTCGGCCGGGCCGATGTGGAGCGCAGGCGCTTTCTGGCCGTGGCCGCGTTCACCAGTGCGGGGGTGGCGATGCCGTTGGGGTACGACCATGAAGCCACAGCCCGCATTCTCCGCGCGCGGACGGGTGAGGCGATGGTGGGTGAAGCAGACATCGACGTGGTCCGCCAGATCACCACCGCGTTCAGTGTTGCTGATGAACGCCTGGGCGGCGGCCATGGATTGACGACCGTCACCGCGTATCTCGCGGACACCGCTGCGCCGATGCTGCGGGCGCGGTACCCGAACGAGGGCTTACGCGCGGCTGCTTTCGGAGCCGTCGCCGAACTGGCCTATCTGGCCGGTTGGAAGCACCACGACCTCGGACACGAGGGTGCGGCGCAGAGGTACTACCAAGTCGGCCACCAACTCGCCTGCGAGGCCGACCCGCACGGCCACGCCGCGTGGATGATGCGCGCCCTGGCCCATCAGGCGCTGAGCTTGAAGCAGCCGCGTCACTGCGTGGACTTGATCGAGGGCGCTTTGGCGCGAGGGCTCGGTCATGTCGACGGCCAGACGGAAGCGTTGCTCCACATCACCCATGCACGTGCCTACGCCGCCACGGGCGAGAAGGCGCGCGCCGCGCGTGCGCTGCTGTCGGCGGAGGATGCCCTTGTCCGCGACAGCCGTCCTCAGCCCAGCTTCTCGCTCGTCAGCGGCCCGGCTGCGGGAACAGTCGCGAGCCACACCGCCCGCACCCTGACCGATCTTGAGGACCATGCCGGTACCGAGCGGCAGCACCGGGAAGCCCTCCACCGCTGGGACGCGGTGACATACAAGCGTGTCCACGCGCTCACGCACGCCGACCTCGGCGACAGCCTCGCCGCCCAGGCACGCGCGGACGAAGCCGTCACGGCCTGGACACAAGCACTGGACCTGATGAGCGGAATGACGTCGGACCGCACCCGCAAGGCGATCACGTCGCTGCGCTCGACCCTCGCTGTCTACCAACGACGTAAAGTGCCCGGCGCGGCCGAACTTGCACGCAGGGCACGAGACGCAGTCGCCTAA
- a CDS encoding NUDIX domain-containing protein encodes MAQPNTHDRPQALAPAVDSMTLLVAAVIVHDPDTDRVVLLQRGEHAKFAQGMWDLPVGKSDPGEPITRTAVRELREETGLIVKPEDLRIAHIIHGAWGVESPNGFLTVVFATRAWTGEPENREPHKHAQVRWTPTDALPERFVPSTAEALRSYLAGGPAVSLHGWR; translated from the coding sequence GTGGCTCAGCCGAACACCCACGACCGCCCGCAAGCCCTCGCGCCCGCGGTGGACTCCATGACCCTGCTCGTCGCGGCAGTTATCGTCCACGACCCGGACACCGATCGCGTCGTCCTGCTCCAGCGTGGCGAGCACGCCAAGTTCGCCCAGGGGATGTGGGACCTGCCGGTCGGCAAGAGCGACCCCGGCGAACCGATCACGCGGACGGCGGTCCGTGAACTGCGCGAGGAGACCGGCCTGATCGTCAAGCCCGAGGATCTGCGCATCGCGCACATCATCCACGGAGCCTGGGGCGTCGAATCGCCCAACGGCTTCCTCACCGTCGTCTTCGCCACCCGCGCGTGGACCGGCGAACCCGAGAACCGCGAACCCCACAAACACGCCCAGGTCCGCTGGACTCCCACCGACGCGCTCCCCGAGCGGTTCGTCCCCAGCACTGCCGAAGCCCTCCGCAGCTACCTCGCAGGCGGCCCGGCGGTCTCGCTGCACGGCTGGCGCTGA
- a CDS encoding C40 family peptidase has protein sequence MADNTHHRPSPAHPRATGSAPSSPSSALAFLSTGAGARQAADAVGQSAVQAQLAAVRQHDAAAAAKSAAAAKKAAQLKAAKAAALLKAARERAAAQAAASRAARRTALHAASSGSSSSASSSSSSSATPSASATASTTVGPASSSKVDQLIAFLKSQLGKPYVYGATGPDSYDCSGLTQAAFASVGVTLPRTSQEQSTVGTPVSTSALQPGDLIFWGGEGSAYHVGVFIGDGQYLDAANSSTPVAIHQLVDYEPDWAVRVL, from the coding sequence ATGGCCGACAACACGCACCACCGTCCCTCCCCCGCCCACCCGCGGGCCACCGGGTCCGCGCCGTCCTCGCCGTCCTCGGCGCTCGCGTTCCTGTCGACGGGCGCCGGCGCCCGGCAGGCCGCCGACGCGGTCGGGCAGTCCGCGGTCCAGGCCCAGCTGGCCGCCGTGCGCCAGCACGACGCCGCGGCGGCCGCCAAGAGCGCCGCCGCCGCGAAGAAGGCGGCGCAGCTCAAGGCCGCGAAGGCCGCGGCGCTACTGAAGGCCGCGCGGGAGCGGGCGGCCGCGCAGGCTGCCGCGTCGCGCGCGGCGCGGCGCACCGCGCTGCACGCCGCCTCGTCCGGGTCGTCGTCCTCAGCGTCCTCGTCATCCTCGTCGTCCGCGACACCCTCCGCGTCCGCGACCGCGAGCACCACCGTGGGGCCGGCGTCCTCCAGCAAGGTCGACCAGCTGATCGCCTTCCTGAAGTCCCAGCTGGGCAAGCCGTACGTCTACGGCGCGACCGGCCCCGACTCCTACGACTGCTCGGGCCTGACCCAGGCCGCGTTCGCCTCCGTGGGCGTGACCCTGCCGCGCACCTCGCAGGAGCAGTCCACGGTGGGCACCCCGGTCTCCACCTCGGCCCTCCAGCCGGGCGACCTCATCTTCTGGGGCGGCGAGGGCAGCGCCTACCACGTCGGCGTCTTCATCGGCGACGGCCAGTACCTGGACGCGGCCAACTCCTCGACCCCGGTCGCGATCCACCAGCTCGTGGACTACGAGCCCGACTGGGCGGTCCGCGTCCTGTGA
- a CDS encoding NuoB/complex I 20 kDa subunit family protein yields the protein MGIEEKLPSGFLLTTVETAAGWVRKASVFPATFGLACCAIEMMTTGAGRYDMARFGMEVFRGSPRQADLMIVAGRVSQKMAPVLRQVYDQMPNPKWVISMGVCASSGGMFNNYAIVQGVDHIVPVDIYLPGCPPRPEMLLDAILKLHEKIQHGKLGVNREEAAREAEEAARKALPTIEMKGLLR from the coding sequence ATGGGTATCGAAGAGAAACTGCCGAGCGGATTCCTGCTCACGACGGTCGAGACCGCGGCGGGGTGGGTGCGCAAGGCGTCGGTCTTCCCGGCCACCTTCGGACTCGCCTGCTGCGCCATCGAGATGATGACCACCGGCGCCGGCCGCTACGACATGGCGCGGTTCGGCATGGAGGTCTTCCGCGGGTCGCCGCGCCAGGCCGACCTGATGATCGTGGCCGGACGGGTGAGCCAGAAGATGGCCCCGGTGCTGCGGCAGGTCTACGACCAGATGCCGAACCCCAAGTGGGTGATCTCGATGGGCGTCTGCGCCTCCAGCGGCGGCATGTTCAACAACTACGCGATCGTGCAGGGCGTCGACCACATCGTGCCGGTCGACATCTACCTGCCCGGCTGCCCGCCGCGCCCGGAGATGCTGCTCGACGCGATCCTCAAGCTCCACGAGAAGATCCAGCACGGCAAGCTCGGCGTGAACCGCGAGGAGGCCGCGCGCGAGGCCGAGGAAGCCGCCCGCAAGGCACTGCCCACGATCGAGATGAAGGGGCTGCTGCGATGA
- a CDS encoding NADH-quinone oxidoreductase subunit C, with amino-acid sequence MSTPSNPPGPADPSGRPDPSDRSGSNAPGHKGPEPSGPNPSGSQQPGQGAPDSNPRASSPPGDGAPTTPEQRNEGAVPSPRDGAGEVIGVRRGMFGANNGGDTSGYGGLVRTVRLPGAATRPYGGVFDEIADELEGALEEQGLPPGDAIDKTVVDRGELTFHIAREHLLQVARTLRDDPALRFELCTGVSGVHYPGDKGRELHAVYHLRSITHGRLIRLEVSAPDADPHIPSLVPVYPTNDWHERETYDFFGIVFDGHPALTRIMMPDDWPGHPQRKDYPLGGIPVEYKGAQIPAPDQRRSYS; translated from the coding sequence ATGAGCACTCCCTCGAACCCGCCAGGCCCCGCCGACCCGTCCGGCCGGCCGGACCCGTCCGACCGGTCCGGTTCGAACGCGCCGGGACACAAGGGGCCCGAGCCGTCGGGGCCGAACCCCTCCGGCTCGCAGCAGCCCGGCCAGGGCGCGCCCGACTCGAACCCGCGCGCCTCCAGCCCGCCCGGCGACGGCGCGCCGACCACGCCGGAGCAGCGCAACGAGGGCGCGGTGCCCTCCCCGCGGGACGGCGCGGGCGAGGTCATCGGCGTCCGCCGGGGCATGTTCGGCGCCAACAACGGCGGCGACACCTCCGGTTACGGCGGCCTGGTGCGCACCGTGCGGCTGCCCGGCGCCGCCACCCGCCCGTACGGCGGGGTGTTCGACGAGATCGCCGACGAACTCGAGGGTGCGCTGGAGGAGCAGGGTCTGCCGCCCGGCGACGCGATCGACAAGACCGTGGTGGACCGCGGCGAGCTGACCTTCCACATCGCCCGCGAGCACCTGCTCCAGGTGGCCCGCACGCTGCGCGACGACCCGGCGCTGCGGTTCGAGCTGTGCACCGGCGTCAGCGGCGTGCACTACCCCGGCGACAAGGGCCGCGAGCTGCACGCGGTGTACCACCTGCGCTCGATCACCCACGGCCGGCTGATCCGGCTGGAGGTCTCGGCGCCCGACGCCGACCCGCACATCCCCTCGCTGGTCCCGGTCTACCCGACCAACGACTGGCACGAGCGCGAGACGTACGACTTCTTCGGCATCGTCTTCGACGGCCACCCCGCGCTCACCCGGATCATGATGCCGGACGACTGGCCCGGCCACCCGCAGCGCAAGGACTACCCGCTCGGCGGCATCCCCGTCGAGTACAAGGGCGCCCAGATCCCGGCGCCCGACCAGCGGAGGTCGTACTCATGA
- a CDS encoding NADH-quinone oxidoreductase subunit D, whose product MSNGYASPQQAEERETTEGRVFTVTGGDWDELAESVGKADDERIIVNMGPQHPSTHGVLRLILEIDGETVTEARSGIGYLHTGIEKNMEFRTWTQGSTFVTRMDYLTPLFNETAYCLAVEKLLGITDQVPDRASVIRVMMMELNRISSHLVCIATGGMELGATTIMIYGFRDRELILDIFELVTGLRMNHAYVRPGGLAQDLPPGAVDQIREFVKKFRKNLPEYDKLATGNPIFKGRMQDVGYLDLAGCMALGATGPILRAAGLPHDLRKSDPYCGYETYDFEVPTADTCDSYGRFLVRLHEMEQSLRIVEQCLDRLAPGPVMVEDKKIAWPAQLALGPDGMGNSLDHIKKIMGTSMEALIHHFKLVTEGFRVPPGQAYAAVESAKGELGVHAVSDGGTRPFRVHFRDPSFTNLQTMAAMCEGGQVADVIVAVASIDPVMGGVDR is encoded by the coding sequence ATGAGCAACGGATACGCGTCCCCGCAGCAGGCGGAGGAGCGGGAGACCACCGAGGGCCGGGTCTTCACCGTCACCGGCGGGGACTGGGACGAGCTGGCCGAGAGCGTCGGCAAGGCCGACGACGAGCGGATCATCGTCAACATGGGCCCGCAGCACCCGTCCACCCACGGCGTGCTGCGGCTGATCCTGGAGATCGACGGCGAGACGGTCACCGAGGCCCGCTCCGGCATCGGCTACCTGCACACCGGCATCGAGAAGAACATGGAGTTCCGCACGTGGACGCAAGGCTCCACGTTCGTGACGCGCATGGACTACCTCACGCCGCTGTTCAACGAGACGGCGTACTGCCTGGCTGTGGAGAAGCTGCTCGGCATCACCGACCAGGTGCCGGACCGGGCCAGCGTGATCCGCGTGATGATGATGGAGCTCAACCGGATCTCCTCCCACCTGGTGTGCATCGCCACCGGCGGCATGGAGCTGGGCGCCACCACGATCATGATCTACGGCTTCCGCGACCGCGAGCTGATCCTGGACATCTTCGAGCTGGTCACCGGCCTGCGGATGAACCACGCCTACGTCCGCCCCGGCGGCCTGGCGCAGGACCTGCCGCCCGGCGCGGTCGACCAGATCCGCGAGTTCGTGAAGAAGTTCCGCAAGAACCTGCCGGAGTACGACAAGCTCGCCACCGGCAACCCCATCTTCAAGGGCCGCATGCAGGACGTCGGCTACCTGGACCTGGCCGGCTGCATGGCGCTCGGCGCCACCGGGCCGATCCTGCGCGCCGCGGGCCTGCCGCACGACCTGCGCAAGTCCGACCCGTACTGCGGCTACGAGACCTACGACTTCGAGGTGCCGACCGCCGACACCTGCGACTCCTACGGCCGCTTCCTGGTCCGGCTGCACGAGATGGAGCAGAGTCTGCGGATCGTCGAGCAGTGCCTGGACCGGCTCGCGCCGGGCCCGGTGATGGTCGAGGACAAGAAGATCGCCTGGCCCGCGCAGCTCGCGCTCGGCCCGGACGGCATGGGCAACTCGCTGGACCACATCAAGAAGATCATGGGCACCTCGATGGAGGCGCTCATCCACCACTTCAAGCTCGTCACCGAAGGCTTCCGGGTCCCGCCCGGCCAGGCGTACGCCGCGGTGGAGTCCGCGAAGGGCGAGCTGGGCGTGCACGCTGTCAGCGACGGCGGCACCCGCCCGTTCCGGGTGCACTTCCGCGACCCCTCCTTCACCAACCTGCAGACCATGGCGGCGATGTGCGAGGGCGGCCAGGTCGCCGACGTCATCGTGGCCGTGGCGTCCATCGACCCCGTGATGGGAGGTGTCGACCGATGA